The following are from one region of the Chloroflexota bacterium genome:
- a CDS encoding DUF3488 domain-containing protein, which translates to MDTIFRFLRWGIGKIGLRPLLTFLLLFFALRGVAVGLSEVTRGLDANLAVTVAFVAMIFAWLLARLTVRGWLAWLALIVVGIFFLIVRVGQLGDELLNVIGAVPPLVVGLFRWRIAGPPDLNPLLIAIIETLIGIGALLGRLAEWAVAVSRGQSAFDPVSAALMWSAMLWLASAWAGWAVRRLAQPIQGLIPAIALFAVVRYYAGANPNAMLVPVGVALLLAALTQYSARLTHWRVDGFDFPEDLWQDIARAAIPLTLFLVLAAWFLPSISIRDAVRSFQKLFESQTEATNDTNPIPDSLGLNRQTGPNPASPLDFIRAPGLPRSHLLTAGQELERELALLVTVRGLPANEPPPRLYWRSVTYDQYTGRGWQTSGTQTIEYAANESPIAANPGHRLIDQEVRVVGDQAGLLFAAGTLLTTDQDYSIAWRSEDDYFGANVSLEATTYRALSMTPVYSEEQLRSAGSNYPQWVIDHYLSLPDEIPPRVLDLARDLTATERTPYDRARAIEKYLRAYTYTLDIAAPPADRDVADYFLFDLKRGYCDYYATSMVVLARAAGLPARLVIGYVSGEYDEANNRYIVTEADAHSWVEVYFPDYGWIEFEPTGGRAELERPSEATVAAFAELQLTPQPEPAQQVRPTPQGWLILFTSVGVLIGLGVIWAATEGWRLNRLSPVAATTIIYERLRRFAKRLAVSPETGDTADEFADSFINRLAVLAENPRWRESLAEAAKDSDWLIELYKRASYSPHPPGAAERARAVQTWFKLRWRLWVVWALHPARAT; encoded by the coding sequence ATGGACACCATCTTTCGCTTTCTGCGTTGGGGCATCGGCAAAATTGGCCTGCGGCCTCTGCTGACCTTTCTGCTTCTGTTTTTCGCCTTGCGCGGCGTGGCCGTCGGCCTCTCGGAAGTGACTCGCGGCCTGGACGCCAACCTGGCCGTCACTGTTGCTTTCGTGGCCATGATCTTCGCCTGGTTATTAGCCCGGCTCACGGTGCGCGGCTGGCTAGCCTGGCTGGCCCTCATTGTCGTCGGTATCTTCTTCTTGATCGTTCGCGTGGGCCAGTTGGGCGACGAACTGCTGAACGTGATCGGGGCCGTGCCGCCGCTCGTCGTCGGCCTCTTTCGTTGGCGTATAGCTGGCCCGCCCGATCTAAATCCCCTGCTCATCGCCATCATCGAGACTTTAATCGGCATTGGCGCTCTGCTGGGACGACTCGCAGAATGGGCCGTGGCCGTCTCGCGTGGGCAATCGGCGTTCGACCCGGTGTCGGCGGCCCTGATGTGGAGCGCCATGTTGTGGCTGGCCTCGGCCTGGGCGGGCTGGGCAGTGCGCCGTCTCGCGCAACCCATTCAAGGATTGATTCCGGCCATTGCCCTCTTCGCCGTCGTTCGCTATTACGCCGGCGCAAACCCCAACGCCATGCTGGTTCCGGTGGGCGTTGCCCTGTTGCTGGCCGCCCTGACTCAGTATAGCGCCCGCCTGACTCACTGGCGGGTTGACGGTTTCGACTTCCCCGAAGACCTGTGGCAGGACATCGCCAGGGCGGCCATCCCGTTGACTCTGTTTTTGGTGCTGGCCGCCTGGTTCCTGCCCTCGATCTCGATTCGCGACGCCGTCCGCTCGTTTCAAAAACTGTTCGAGTCGCAAACCGAAGCGACGAACGACACCAACCCCATTCCCGACTCGCTGGGGTTGAACCGCCAAACCGGCCCCAACCCGGCCTCGCCCCTCGACTTCATTCGCGCTCCCGGCCTGCCGCGCAGTCACCTGCTCACCGCCGGCCAGGAACTGGAGCGCGAACTGGCCCTGCTGGTCACCGTGCGCGGCCTGCCCGCGAACGAACCGCCGCCACGCCTCTACTGGCGCAGTGTGACATACGATCAGTACACCGGGCGCGGCTGGCAAACCAGCGGCACGCAAACGATAGAGTACGCGGCGAATGAATCGCCCATCGCGGCCAACCCCGGCCACCGGCTGATTGATCAAGAGGTGAGAGTCGTCGGCGATCAGGCCGGCTTGCTGTTTGCCGCCGGCACGCTTCTCACCACCGATCAAGATTACAGCATCGCTTGGCGCTCGGAGGACGATTATTTTGGCGCCAACGTCAGCCTCGAAGCGACAACCTACCGCGCCCTTTCGATGACGCCCGTTTACAGCGAAGAGCAATTGCGAAGCGCCGGATCGAATTATCCGCAGTGGGTGATTGATCATTACCTGAGTTTGCCCGACGAGATTCCGCCGCGCGTCCTCGACCTGGCTCGCGACCTCACCGCCACCGAACGCACGCCCTACGACCGCGCCCGGGCCATCGAAAAATATCTTCGCGCTTACACCTACACCCTCGACATCGCCGCCCCGCCCGCCGACCGCGACGTGGCCGACTACTTCCTTTTTGATCTCAAGCGCGGCTACTGCGATTACTATGCCACTTCAATGGTCGTGCTGGCCCGCGCCGCCGGCCTCCCGGCCCGGCTCGTCATTGGCTACGTGAGCGGCGAGTACGACGAAGCCAACAACCGCTACATCGTCACCGAAGCCGACGCCCACTCGTGGGTCGAAGTGTATTTTCCAGACTACGGCTGGATCGAGTTTGAGCCGACCGGAGGCCGGGCTGAACTGGAGCGACCTTCGGAAGCGACCGTCGCCGCCTTTGCCGAACTGCAACTCACACCTCAGCCCGAACCGGCCCAACAGGTGAGGCCGACTCCACAGGGATGGTTGATTCTGTTCACGAGCGTTGGGGTGTTGATCGGGCTGGGCGTTATCTGGGCCGCCACCGAAGGCTGGCGGCTCAACCGTCTGTCGCCGGTTGCGGCGACGACGATCATTTACGAGCGCCTGCGCCGCTTCGCAAAACGTCTGGCCGTCTCTCCTGAAACGGGCGACACCGCCGACGAATTTGCCGACTCGTTCATCAATCGCCTGGCCGTGCTGGCCGAGAACCCGCGCTGGCGCGAGTCGCTGGCCGAGGCCGCCAAAGACTCGGATTGGCTGATTGAGTTATATAAGCGAGCCAGCTACAGCCCGCACCCGCCGGGCGCAGCCGAGCGCGCTCGCGCTGTGCAAACCTGGTTCAAGCTTCGTTGGCGGCTGTGGGTCGTGTGGGCCTTGCACCCAGCCCGGGCAACGTAG
- a CDS encoding DUF58 domain-containing protein, with protein MKPDLRLNNRLLPILTGLLIVLQLIMPYKGWVILLVVLGGAWFICWLWALLLARGLTLTREMRFGWAQVGDRLEERFTLINDSAAPAPWVEITDHSTLPGSRASRVTGVGGRDSLRWYVEAVCNRRGVYTLGPTTLRTGDPFGIYTVALQNPATSTLMIMPPIVPLPAIEVSPGGRAGEGRPRANTLERTVSASGVRDYSPGDSLHSIHWPTSARRESLFVRLFDSTPAGDWWIFLDMDWRAQAGHGLDSTDEHGVILAASLADRGLAAGKAVGLVAHSDQLLWLPPQAGEGQRWEILRALALVARGPQPLSELLARARPSFRQLASVIIITPAIDGSWIESILPLLQRGVAPTVLLMDTISFGKRTSREQLEATTTTLAELGVAHYLITRDLLDQPELRPGTQGQWDWQVSPHGKAMPRTRRDLTWKVLS; from the coding sequence ATGAAACCTGATCTGCGCCTCAACAACCGTCTCCTGCCAATCCTCACTGGTTTGCTAATCGTGTTGCAATTGATCATGCCTTACAAAGGCTGGGTGATCCTGCTGGTGGTGCTGGGCGGCGCGTGGTTCATCTGCTGGCTGTGGGCGCTCCTGCTGGCGCGAGGCCTGACTCTCACCCGCGAGATGCGATTCGGCTGGGCACAGGTGGGCGACCGGCTCGAAGAACGATTCACCCTTATCAACGACAGCGCCGCCCCCGCGCCCTGGGTCGAGATCACCGACCACTCCACCCTGCCCGGCTCGCGAGCCAGCCGGGTGACGGGCGTGGGCGGCAGAGATTCTCTGCGCTGGTATGTCGAAGCGGTGTGCAACCGGCGCGGGGTATACACCCTCGGCCCCACCACCCTGCGAACCGGCGACCCCTTTGGCATTTACACCGTCGCCCTGCAGAACCCGGCCACCAGCACCCTCATGATCATGCCGCCCATCGTCCCCCTGCCCGCCATCGAAGTCTCACCCGGTGGCCGCGCCGGCGAGGGCCGGCCTCGAGCCAACACTCTGGAACGAACGGTAAGCGCTTCGGGCGTGCGCGACTACTCGCCCGGCGACAGCCTTCATTCAATTCACTGGCCCACCTCGGCCCGGCGCGAGTCGCTTTTTGTCCGCCTCTTCGACAGCACCCCGGCCGGCGACTGGTGGATTTTTTTGGACATGGACTGGCGCGCTCAGGCCGGGCATGGCCTGGACTCAACCGACGAGCATGGCGTGATTTTGGCCGCCTCGCTCGCCGACCGGGGGCTGGCCGCCGGTAAGGCCGTCGGGCTGGTGGCCCACAGCGATCAACTGTTGTGGTTGCCGCCTCAAGCGGGCGAGGGCCAACGCTGGGAAATTTTGCGGGCGCTGGCGCTGGTGGCGCGTGGCCCGCAACCGCTCTCCGAACTGCTGGCGCGGGCGCGGCCCTCCTTCCGCCAACTCGCCAGCGTCATCATCATCACCCCGGCAATTGACGGAAGCTGGATCGAATCCATCCTGCCGCTCCTGCAACGTGGCGTGGCCCCGACGGTGTTGCTCATGGACACGATCTCGTTCGGCAAGCGGACGAGCCGGGAGCAACTCGAGGCCACGACGACGACCCTCGCCGAGCTTGGCGTTGCTCACTACCTCATCACCCGCGATCTGCTCGACCAGCCCGAACTGCGTCCCGGCACACAAGGACAATGGGATTGGCAAGTGTCGCCGCACGGCAAGGCCATGCCTCGCACGCGCCGCGACCTGACCTGGAAGGTGCTGTCGTGA